A stretch of Mya arenaria isolate MELC-2E11 chromosome 14, ASM2691426v1 DNA encodes these proteins:
- the LOC128216582 gene encoding cysteine and tyrosine-rich protein 1-like: protein MKLQKVVLGVCDVTGEYCTNDNQCDHGCCEYRCCAQPMRSASMIGGVIGGVVAFALLITFIICCVCMCGKSRGHVGHTHGGQANVNAVYVQNTASYGQPMETRLPPGYHTPHMFTGSSQQSHMHPGNPGSAFPLSPGYEPGYPPGQVYPPPPAYSLPHPGATGNHEQQSKF, encoded by the exons atgaaattgcagaaag TTGTGTTGGGCGTCTGTGACGTGACGGGTGAATATTGTACAAATGACAACCAGTGCGATCATGGTTGCTGTGAATACCGATGCTGTGCACAACCCATGCG ATCGGCGTCCATGATCGGTGGGGTGATCGGTGGCGTCGTGGCGTTTGCGCTGCTGATCACCTTCATTATCTGCTGTGTCTGTATGTGCGGTAAAAGCAGGGGACACGTGGGGCACACGCACGGGGGACAAGCGAACGTCAACGCCGTCTACG TTCAAAACACTGCATCGTACGGACAGCCCATGGAGACCAGGTTGCCGCCAGGGTACCATACACCGCATATGTTTACCGGAAGTAGCCAGCAGTCGCACATGCATCCGGGAAACCCAGGGTCCGCCTTCCCCCTGTCTCCCGGGTACGAGCCCGGTTATCCCCCGGGCCAAGTTTATCCCCCGCCCCCGGCATACTCCCTGCCCCACCCTGGAGCAACCGGAAACCATGAGCAGCAGAGCAAGTTTTAa